The proteins below come from a single Rhodohalobacter sp. SW132 genomic window:
- a CDS encoding anti-sigma factor, whose product MTEQEAKLKLMDYLYDEMDEGERIEFEEALMINPELQKELDSLRSTRSLLQTESKEIPHREMLLLKIPDAGTDSAKESHQTHKTGAKNSNRLSYTILAAAAALLLTTLLVTWSNLHITRTDTGMEITFGQTSVQAPADRSDSISEEEIITLITQLQQENALLFSELLNESRLEQQQQLENVVTDLATYYEEQRRQDLMLISETLLQMEEETYFRLMQTDETIEDLIFALTYPANP is encoded by the coding sequence ATGACTGAACAGGAAGCAAAACTAAAGCTAATGGACTATCTCTACGATGAGATGGACGAAGGCGAACGTATAGAGTTTGAAGAGGCGCTGATGATTAACCCGGAGCTTCAAAAAGAGCTCGATAGCCTTCGGTCTACCCGCAGTCTGCTCCAGACCGAATCAAAAGAGATACCGCACCGGGAGATGCTTCTGCTGAAAATTCCCGATGCCGGGACGGATTCAGCAAAAGAGTCGCATCAAACTCACAAAACAGGAGCCAAAAACTCAAATCGGCTTAGTTACACCATATTAGCTGCGGCCGCTGCACTACTCCTTACCACACTTCTTGTAACGTGGAGTAACCTGCACATTACTCGCACTGATACGGGAATGGAAATCACCTTTGGTCAGACTTCGGTTCAGGCTCCCGCTGATCGATCCGACTCCATTTCAGAAGAAGAAATCATCACGCTCATCACTCAGTTACAGCAGGAAAATGCCCTTCTGTTTTCTGAACTGTTGAACGAATCACGGCTTGAACAGCAGCAACAGCTCGAAAATGTGGTTACCGATCTCGCAACGTATTACGAAGAACAGCGCAGGCAGGATCTGATGCTGATTAGCGAAACACTGCTTCAGATGGAAGAAGAAACGTACTTCCGCCTGATGCAAACCGATGAAACCATTGAGGACCTGATATTTGCCCTCACATACCCCGCCAATCCATAA
- a CDS encoding serine hydrolase yields MKHLLIPVFVLFVLGTACSSDPQPESTASFTFDSVSAEQAGLHPDSLHRVTEFLRDGVDTGKIPGSVLTIVTDGAIVYSEAEGMADIEAEIQMDQHHIFRMASMTKPVTSVAVLMLAEEGKLSVNDPVSKFIPEFSEPAILESVDLTDTTWSSRPAENEITLHHLLTHTSGVAYGFIDEELGPIYQKADVPDGTVMDGRTLEQTMSRLGDLPLKHEPGSAWTYGLSTDILGRVVEVASEMPLDQFFQEKIFEPLGMHDTGFNIQPEERERIVALYRNTRPNELQKIPRLSVQSSDTLSTDTGQMPHVGYFSGGSGLFGTAEDYQRFLQTILNDGQLGDVRLFSEETARYLKEHQINDLRLGKDGFSYAFQVTLQDGDLKNNRRPGRLQWGGLFQTHFWLDPARNTTVVLMTQVYPSMHQQELYDEVELRVNRSFTE; encoded by the coding sequence ATGAAACATCTCCTCATACCGGTTTTCGTTCTTTTTGTTTTAGGTACTGCGTGCAGTTCTGACCCTCAGCCTGAATCAACCGCAAGCTTCACATTTGACTCCGTTTCAGCCGAACAGGCAGGCTTGCACCCTGACTCACTCCACAGAGTAACTGAGTTTCTTCGGGATGGTGTGGATACCGGAAAAATTCCAGGTTCTGTTTTGACCATCGTAACGGACGGGGCAATCGTTTACAGCGAAGCCGAAGGCATGGCCGACATTGAGGCTGAAATTCAAATGGATCAGCATCATATTTTCAGGATGGCATCCATGACCAAGCCGGTAACTTCTGTAGCTGTGCTTATGCTTGCCGAAGAGGGTAAATTGAGTGTGAATGATCCCGTTTCGAAATTTATTCCAGAGTTTTCAGAACCTGCCATTCTCGAATCGGTCGATTTGACGGATACAACCTGGAGTTCCAGGCCTGCGGAAAATGAAATTACCCTTCATCATCTGCTCACGCATACGTCCGGGGTTGCCTATGGTTTTATTGATGAAGAGCTTGGACCCATTTATCAAAAAGCTGATGTACCCGACGGAACCGTCATGGATGGCCGAACCCTCGAACAGACAATGAGCCGGCTGGGGGATCTTCCCCTGAAGCATGAGCCCGGCTCAGCGTGGACATACGGCCTCAGCACTGATATTCTGGGCCGGGTTGTGGAAGTCGCTTCAGAAATGCCGCTGGACCAATTTTTTCAAGAGAAGATTTTTGAACCGCTTGGCATGCACGATACCGGCTTTAACATTCAGCCTGAAGAACGGGAACGTATCGTGGCACTTTACCGAAACACCCGGCCAAATGAGCTCCAAAAAATTCCCCGGTTATCTGTTCAGAGTTCTGATACCCTGTCAACGGATACCGGGCAGATGCCGCACGTGGGGTATTTTTCCGGCGGATCCGGCTTGTTTGGAACTGCTGAAGATTACCAGCGATTTCTGCAGACCATCCTGAATGACGGGCAGCTGGGGGATGTCCGGCTTTTTAGTGAAGAGACCGCCCGTTACCTGAAAGAACATCAAATTAATGACCTTCGTCTTGGAAAAGACGGATTCAGTTACGCTTTCCAGGTAACGCTGCAGGATGGAGATTTAAAGAATAACCGTCGGCCCGGCAGGCTTCAGTGGGGCGGACTATTCCAGACCCATTTCTGGCTCGATCCAGCCCGAAATACCACCGTGGTACTCATGACGCAGGTGTACCC
- a CDS encoding RNA polymerase sigma factor, translating to MDDVLLIKKVQQGDTRAFSELVNRWHERIHRFAYRFFSDEDEANEIAQKTFIKMYQNVNDIDNPEKFGSWMYRVANNLCLDELKRAGRRKATPLEAWVEQSGGLESDTISPAAELDRKELGDILQQALMLLPDEQRTVIILKEYEGLKFREIAEILEEPESTVKSRLYYGLRSTRKILLKWNIQHHFLNND from the coding sequence ATGGACGACGTTCTACTAATTAAAAAAGTACAGCAGGGTGATACCCGGGCTTTTTCCGAACTGGTGAACCGGTGGCACGAACGTATACATCGTTTTGCGTATCGATTTTTTTCGGATGAAGATGAGGCAAATGAGATCGCCCAAAAAACGTTCATAAAAATGTATCAAAATGTGAACGATATCGACAATCCGGAGAAATTCGGGTCGTGGATGTACCGGGTGGCCAATAATCTCTGTCTCGATGAACTGAAACGGGCCGGACGAAGAAAAGCCACTCCACTTGAAGCCTGGGTTGAGCAGAGTGGCGGTCTTGAATCGGATACAATTTCACCGGCTGCTGAACTGGATCGCAAAGAACTTGGGGATATCCTTCAGCAGGCGCTGATGCTGCTGCCGGATGAGCAGCGAACCGTCATTATCCTGAAAGAGTATGAAGGTCTGAAATTCAGGGAAATCGCCGAAATTTTGGAAGAACCCGAAAGTACCGTCAAATCGAGGCTCTATTACGGGCTTAGATCAACGCGTAAAATTTTACTGAAATGGAATATTCAACATCACTTTTTGAACAATGACTGA